A genome region from Taeniopygia guttata chromosome 5, bTaeGut7.mat, whole genome shotgun sequence includes the following:
- the TCP11L1 gene encoding T-complex protein 11-like protein 1: MSQNPDKLNSSQEKLSGLEDDEEENLENSDQSVRKRIRQSASGSHRDDTPKSSPSRPVSLEELMETAKGVTNMALAHEIVVNGDFQIKPAELPEHSLEKKVRDIVHKAFWDCLEAQLKEDPPTYDHAIKLLGEIKESLLSFLLPGHTRLRSQITEVLDLDLIKQEAENGALDISKLVKFVIGMMGTLCAPARDEDIKKLKDINEIVPLFRAIFSVLDLMKMDMANFAVSSIRPKLMQQSAEYERKKFQEFLEKQPNSLDLVTKWLQEAADDLAKLGHEMLPPHCSDATGGASALCFTAVQNQAYLKLLKWDHVNRPFPETLLMDQTRFLEMQLELEQLLVVGTVLLVTFSAAGPALIDVPGFTERIKTIVRVLLTGMHLPSFNLKESLATVGEKVCAEVNSCLSQHGFTPFSAEREAVLKGQIQAVASPENSICKLIDSRIQKFLENYLASSHQKSLPAIPGGLGPIQRELEEIAAKYIRLVNYNRMVFSPYYDAVLGKILTKEESQIVGKSEES; encoded by the exons ATGTCTCAGAATCCTGACAAGCTAAATTCAAGTCAAGAAAAGTTGAGTGGTTtggaggatgatgaggaggagaACTTGGAGAACTCGGATCAATCTGTCCGAAAAAGAATACGACAGAGTGCCTCGGGGTCACACAGAGATGATACACCAAAGT CCAGTCCCTCTCGGCCTGTGTCCTTAGAAGAGCTCATGGAGACAGCAAAGGGAGTCACCAACATGGCACTGGCACATGAAATTGTGGTGAACGGAGACTTCCAGATAAAACCAGCTGAATTGCCAGAACACAG CTTAGAGAAGAAAGTCAGAGATATTGTGCATAAAGCTTTCTGGGATTGTCTGGAAGCTCAGCTGAAGGAAGACCCCCCGACGTATGATCATGCAATTAAGCTATTGGGAGAAATTAAAGAG AGTCTTCTGTCTTTCTTATTGCCTGGTCATACTAGACTGAGAAGCCAGATTACAGAAGTTCTTGACCTGGATTTGATAAAACAGGAGGCAGAGAATGGGGCCCTTGACATTTCTAAGTTGGTCAAATTTGTTATTGGGATGATGGGGACTCTCTGTGCTCCAGCTCGAGATGAAGACATTAAGAAACTGAAAGATATTAATGAAATAGTTCCTCTTTTCAG agCAATTTTCTCTGTATTAGACCTAATGAAAATGGATATGGCAAACTTCGCTGTCAGTAGTATTAGGCCAAAATTAATGCAGCAGTCTGCTGAATATGAAAGAAAGAAGTTTCAGGAGTTTCTTGAGAAACAGCCAA ATTCTTTAGACCTTGTCACCAAGTGGTTGCAAGAAGCAGCAGATGATCTTGCAAAGCTGGGACATGAAATGCTGCCTCCCCACTGTAGTGATGCCACTGGTGGAGCTTCTGCCTTGTGCTTCACTGCTGTACAAAATCAGGCCTATCTGAAGCTTCTGAAGTGGGATCACGTGAACAGGCCTTTTCCAGAA ACGCTGCTCATGGACCAGACACGCTTCCTGGAgatgcagctggagctggagcagctcctggtggTGGGGACAGTGCTGCTGGTGACCTTCAGTGCAGCAGGCCCAGCTCTCATCGATGTGCCTGGATTCACCGAGAGGATCAAAACCATCGTCAGGGTGCTGCTGACGGGAATGCATCTCCC CTCCTTTAACCTGAAGGAATCCCTGGCCACCGTGGGCGAGAAGGTGTGTGCTGAAGTGAacagctgcctttcccagcaTGGCTTCACCCCGTTCTCAGCTGAGAGGGAGGCTGTGCTGAAGGGACAGATCCAGGCAGTGGCCAGCCCGGAGAACTCCATCTGCAAGCTCATAG ATTCTCGAATTCAAAAGTTTCTGGAGAATTATCTTGCATCCAGTCACCAGAAATCATTGCCTGCCATTCCTGGAGGATTAGGCCCCAttcagagggagctggaggagattGCTGCCAAGTACATTCGTCTTGTCAACTACAACAGAATGGTCTTCAGCCCTTACTATGATGCAGTCCTTGGCAAAATACTGACTAAGGAAGAATCCCAAATTGTAGGGAAGTCAGAAGAATCATAA
- the DEPDC7 gene encoding DEP domain-containing protein 7, with amino-acid sequence MRSGLAMATVREKAAALNLSTVCNPAARPPGFSLAQKPFGATLVWSSIIGALQTQVEVKKRRQNLKCYHDCFIGSDAVDVVFAHLLQNKYFGDVDISRAKVVRVCQALMDCKVFEAVSTRVFGKDKRSVFEDSSSGLYRFTTASNQPELEKDYQQCTSQRCEKGTLFYSTQFKPESLEDLLENLSLKPASSHQVNISDSLSRQVINEVWQEQTIARLLQLVDLPLLESLLEHQEIRPQLPEPRKAAGYVITSNYLDRKILKAFSDSQTDEWLSTAIDCLEYLPDHMVVDISRNLPDQPDKADSWKLLLFENIGRYYSQKKEPLLSHASEIHLGIAELLVNGKMEQSLEAVQLYLKLLDSQVREEFRRLLYFMAVASHHSELRLQKESDNRMVVKRTFSKAIINNKNLSRGKTDLLILFLVDNQRDVLKIPGALHKMVSDKLLAMQKGQDPSKITGYTFCQKLDEREYRSNTEKTTRDELLSLLKAIDEDAKLSDKERKRLLDQFHSNYPSIFMQYFGDRVTDVCKY; translated from the exons ATGCGGAGCGGCCTCGCCATGGCCACGGTGCGGGAGAAGGCGGCGGCTCTGAATCTCAGCACGGTCTGCAACCCCGCCGCCAGGCCGCCGG GCTTCAGCTTGGCGCAGAAGCCGTTTGGAGCGACCTTGGTCTGGAGCAGCATTATCGGCGCTCTCCAAACTCAAGTGGAAGTGAAGAAGCGCCGCCAGAACCTGAAGTGTTACCACGACTGCTTCATTGGCTCGGatgctgtggatgttgtctTTGCCCATCTGCTGCAGAACAAGTATTTTGGGGACGTGGATATTTCCCGGGCTAAGGTGGTGCGCGTGTGCCAAGCGCTGATGGATTGCAAAGTGTTTGAGGCTGTCTCAACGAGGGTCTTTGGCAAAGACAAACGCTCCGTGTttgaggacagcagcagcggcCTCTACAGATTCACAACTGCCTCGAACCAGCCAGAGCTTGAGAAGGATTACCAGCAGTGTACCTCACAGAG ATGTGAGAAGGGCACGTTGTTCTACTCTACTCAATTCAAACCAGAAAGCTTGGAGGATCTTTTGGAAAACCTAAGTCTAAAACCTGCAAGCAGCCATCAAGTAAACATCTCAGACAGCTTGTCCCGTCAAG TTATTAATGAAGTGTGGCAAGAACAAACAATTGCTCgcctgctgcagctggtggatCTCCCTCTCCTGGAGTCTctgctggagcaccaggagatCAGACCCCAGCTGCCAGAGCCCAGGAAGGCAGCTGGATATGTCATCACCAGCAACTACCTGGACAGAAAGATCCTCAAGGCTTTCAGTGACTCGCA GACAGACGAGTGGCTCTCGACAGCAATTGATTGCTTGGAATATCTTCCTGATCATATGGTGGTGGATATTAGCAGGAACCTGCCTGATCAGCCAGACAAAGCAGATTCCTGGAAACTGCTGCTGTTTGAAAACATTGGGAGATACTACAGCCAAAAAAAGGAGCCACTCTTAAGCCATGCATCTGAAATTCATTTAGGAATTGCAGAACTATTAG tGAATGGGAAGATGGAGCAATCTTTAGAAGCTGTTCAGCTCTATTTGAAGCTCCTAGACAGCCAAGTCAGGGAAGAGTTCAGGAGACTGCTGTACTTCATGGCTGTTGCATCACATCATTCTGAGCTCAGGCTACAGAAGGAG AGTGACAACAGGATGGTTGTGAAAAGGACATTCTCTAAAGCTATtatcaacaacaaaaacctaTCCAGAGGGAAAACTGACCTCCTGATCTTGTTCCTTGTGGACAACCAGAGAGATGTGTTAAAG aTCCCAGGGGCCCTGCACAAAATGGTCAGCGACAAACTGCTGGCCATGCAGAAAGGCCAGGATCCCAGCAAGATAACAG GTTATACCTTTTGCCAAAAGCTTGATGAAAGAGAGTATCGCTCCAACACAGAGAAGACCACGAGAGATGAGCTATTATCTCTACTAAAAGCTATTGATGAAGATGCAAAGCTCTCTGACAAAGAGAGGAAGAGGCTGCTAGATCAGTTTCATAGTAATTATCCAAGTATTTTTATGCAGTATTTTGGAGACAGAGTTACTGATGTGTGTAAATATTGA